Part of the Sulfurimonas sp. C5 genome, TTAGCTTCAAGTTTTAATTGATTTAGAAATTTATATGATTTATAAAAAGAAAAAGAAAGGTCACCCATAAAGGGTGACGTAAAGATAAGGAGAATCTTCGCTAGCTAAAATTAGAAAGCAAAGTTAACTTGTGCACTAACACCTTGTTGGCTGTGTCTTACACTAGTTGTCATATCAGACATACTTACCATACTTGGCATAGTCATAAGTGTTTGGTCTGTTTCTGGAGCATATGTATATGCTAAGTCTACTGAAGTAACATCACTAATGTTAAATGTTGCACCAACTGCATAATGAGATTCAACAACAGCAGGGAAACCTAATAGGTTAAACATGTTAATTGCATTTCCACCAAATGAAGTCATGTTCATACCACCAGCCATGAATTGTGCTAAAGTCATAGCACCAGCATCTTTAATAGGATTGCTTGCATGATTGTAACCTAATCTTAATGCAAATGAATCAGTTTTGTACTCATAACCTACTGCAATAACACTTTGATCATCCCATTTAAAATCTTTATAACCTTCTGCATCTGACCATTTGATTTTTTTATAATCGATAGCAATTGTACTTTCACCCATTGCATAAGAAGCACCAACTCCGATTTCAGCTGGAGTAGAAAGTTTATCACTCATAGGAAGTGGGAAAATACCTTGATCAACAAAAGCTTGCGTTGCACCAGATAATTGTCCAGTGTATTCCATATCGATTCTAGATTTATAAACAGCACCAACAGTTAAACCAGAATTTTCGTAAGCAAGACCTACACTATACCCAAATGCTAAATCTTGTGCTACACCTGCACCATTTACACCACTAGATACATTAGCATCCATATCATAATTAATATCTAAAGCACCATATTGTAGAATTGGAGTTACTGCAACACTAAAGTTATCCATT contains:
- a CDS encoding outer membrane protein transport protein; this translates as MKKTIKLAVVAALALGATSAFATNGSTLIGMGAKARGMAGTGIGMSHGAESALVNPALITSVKNTEISFGGTLFMPNVHVGLTGVGEAKSKADMNVIPEVSIASKVTDNFYAGIGIWGTAGMGTDYRDMLTANVGTMQMVTNLQIMQFGVPLAYKMDNFSVAVTPILQYGALDINYDMDANVSSGVNGAGVAQDLAFGYSVGLAYENSGLTVGAVYKSRIDMEYTGQLSGATQAFVDQGIFPLPMSDKLSTPAEIGVGASYAMGESTIAIDYKKIKWSDAEGYKDFKWDDQSVIAVGYEYKTDSFALRLGYNHASNPIKDAGAMTLAQFMAGGMNMTSFGGNAINMFNLLGFPAVVESHYAVGATFNISDVTSVDLAYTYAPETDQTLMTMPSMVSMSDMTTSVRHSQQGVSAQVNFAF